Proteins co-encoded in one Candidatus Binatia bacterium genomic window:
- a CDS encoding RNA-binding protein: MSNNKLYVGGLPYSTTEGQLQEIFEAHGTVQSARVISDKFTGQSRGFGFVEMGSGDEAQKAIDALNGSQLGSRTLVVNEAKPQERRDGGGERNGQRNGGQKNRW, translated from the coding sequence ATGAGTAATAATAAATTGTACGTTGGCGGGTTGCCTTATTCCACGACGGAAGGGCAACTGCAGGAAATCTTCGAGGCGCACGGCACGGTGCAATCCGCCCGGGTGATCTCGGATAAGTTCACCGGACAATCGCGGGGCTTCGGCTTCGTCGAGATGGGCTCCGGTGACGAAGCCCAGAAAGCGATCGACGCGCTGAACGGCAGCCAACTCGGCAGCCGCACGCTGGTCGTCAACGAGGCCAAGCCGCAGGAGCGGCGGGACGGCGGCGGGGAGCGCAACGGACAGCGCAACGGCGGCCAAAAAAACCGCTGGTAG